CGCGCATTGCCGCAGGCGCTTGCCGCGGGCAAACCCATAGTCGCTTACGATTGCGACGGCGCGCGCGAAGTATGCCGCGATAACGAAACCGGATTTCTCGTTCGCCCCGGTGATTTGACCACGTTGCGCGAACGACTGGGAAGGCTCGTGGCCGACGCCGCGTTGCGCGAAAAATTCGGACGCTGTGGCCAGGAATTTGTTCGCGAACACTTTCCTGTGGAAAAGATGGTGGACGATTTATTCGCGCTTTACTTGAAGCTGTCCCCTGCGCGTAAATAAAGGAACGTGATTTTTCCTTTCAATGTTTATCTTGCTGCGCTGGTGGCCGCGTTCGCCGTATCGCTGCTGGCGCTGCCCGGATGCCGCGCGTTGTGCCGCCGCATTGGGCTGTTGGATGATCCCGGCCATCGCAAAATTCACGCCACGCCCATTCCTCTCGCCGGCGGGTTCGCGGTGCTCATCGGCATGGTAATTCCGCTTCTGCTCGGCGCAGCGATGGTGCATTGGAATTTGCCCAAACTGCATCACGGCGATGGACTGCTGGAACATGGTCTTGTCAAACGAGGCTGGGAATTGATCGCCATCATCATTGGAGCATTTATCATCGTCCTCACCGGCGGACTCGACGATAAATACGAACTGCGTCCCGCCGTAAAGTTTGCCGGCCAATTTTTCGCCGCAGTTCTAATCGCAAAAGCGAACGTCCGCATCACTCTGTTCGTTCACAGCGATATTTTCAGTTACGCCATCACCATTCTTTGGATTCTCACCGTGATCAATGCCTTCAATTTCATGGACAACATGAACGGCCTCTGCGCGGGACTGGGTGCGATCAGCGCCTGGACTTTCGCATTGATCGCCGGGATGGATGGTCAATATCTCGTGACGATTCTCGCGCTCCTGACGAGCGGGGCATTGCTCGGATTTCTGCCCTACAATTTTCCGCGCGCCAGCGCGTTTCTCGGCGATACCGGCAGCCATCTCGTCGGTTACCTCCTCGCGGTCATGGCCATCCTTCCGCATTTTTACACCGCGCAACATCCGCGTCATTTCACGGTGCTCATTCCCCTGCTCATCCTTGCCGTGCCGCTGGGCGATCTCGTGTGGGTGGTGATTTTGCGCTGGCGCATCGGCCAGCCCTTTTATCAGGGCGACAACAATCATCTGTCGCATCGCCTGGTAAAACGCGGCTGGAGCAAACCCAACGCCGTGCTCATTATCTGGCTGCTTGCCGCTGTCTGCGGCGGAGTGGCCGTCGCGCTAATGCTTGTTCCCGGATAATTCCGCCGGTGGCTGCGTTTGCGCGCCTTTGGTCGCGATGGCTTCAGACAAAAGCCCCAGCGCCTCCGCGCGCAAGACCGCGCCCACCAGCCGGTTTTCCGTTCGCGAATTGACCACGGGAATATTTCGCAATTCACTCGAGAGTAGCACCGGCAGCGTATCGAGCAATAATTGATCGGGCGTGATCGTGAGCGGCGGCGGGCGCATCACGTCGTAGGCGATGACTGCGCTCATTTCCTCACCTGCCGAGAGATATTCTTTTAAGTCTTGCAACGCGACGACGCCAATCAATTTATAGCCGCTGTCCACCACGGGCAAAAAATTATTCGGGCTGGTAAGAAAACGCTCGCCGATCTGTTGCAGGGTGGCCGTCTCGCGAATTGGCGGCACCGGCGTGTGCATGAGGTCGGCCACGGTTTGCTCTGTTGCCGAACCGGGCCGAAGATTTTCCCGGTCCATGAGCAAGCCTTTTTTGCGTAACGGCGCCGTGTAAATCGAATCTGTGTGAATGCGCCGCGCGACCAAAGTTGAAATCACGCATGCCAGCATCAACGGCGGCATCACTGAATAGTTCAATGAAATTTCAAACACCATGATCATCGCCAGCAATGGTGAACGCGTGGTGGCCGCAAGCATGCTGCCCATGCCCACCAATGCGAATGCGCCCGTCGGCAGTTCGCTTCCCAGTCCCAGCCGATGCAACGCCGTGCCGGTGATCGAGCCTACTGCCGCGCCGAGAAACAATGTTGGTGTGAAGACACCGCCCACCGCGCCTGAACCCACCGCCGCGAGTGTTGCGAGCAATTTGGCAAAATACAGCGCCAGCAAACCGATCAGCGGATACGCGTATTCCAAAAATCGCTCGTGCAATATTTTATTGGTGACGCCGTAACCGTTGCCCCACACATCGGGATAACCGAGTGTGATCAATCCCACGATTAATCCGCCAATCATCAACCGCACATAAATCGGCACCGGAATTTTTTTGAACCCGGCTTGTGACCAATCGAGCATGCGCAGAAAAACCGCGCCCATGATTCCAGTGAGCGCGCCCAGCACCAGGAACCACGGCAGCTTGGTCAGGCTGTTGAAATCGAACGGCGGCACGTCGTACCACGGTTGCAATCCAAAAAAGCTTCGCGAAACCATCGCCGCGATGACCGAGGAAAACACCAGCGGCGCGAACAGGCTCATCGAAAAATTTCCCAGCACAATCAGCGACGCAAAAACCGCGCCCGTGATCGGCGCATTGTACGCCGCCGCGATTCCCGACGCCGCGCCGCACGCCGTCAGCAGGCGCAGGCGATACGGTTGCCAATGCGCAAACTGTCCCCACTTCGACGCAAACGTCGCGGAAAGCTGCGTGATCGCGCCTTCGCGTCCGATGGATGCGCCGCTACCGATGCTGATCAGTGAGGAGATGGCCTGCACAATGCCCGTGCGCGCGGGCAGCCGACCATCGCTCGTCGTCACCACTTCAAGAATATTGGTTGAGCCTTGCTTGCCCACGAGTCGCAAGCCCCAATACAACACCACTCCTGCGACCAATCCGCCAATCATCGGAACCAGCAATCGGATTGGATAACTGCTGCTCGCGGCGAGTTCGACCGGATCGCCCGTGCGCTGAAGAAAAAGCAACTGCGAGAGATCAATGCATTTGTGAAAAACCAGATTGACCAGTCCGCCGATCACGCCCACGCCGCCGGCGAGCACCAAATGAAATGCCTCCTCGCTGAAGCGCAATTTTTCGCGGATGCGCAAGGCACGCTGCCAATGCTTGCGGGCCAGCGCCCGGAGCGTCGTGATCAACTGCTCGATTTTACCCTTGCCAGCCTGCACTGGTTTAATATGCCCGCAGTTGATTCCTTTTACGAGTCGCGATTTCATTTGCCTCGCGATGGCCAACACCGCCGCCTTGCAAATCGCCGCCTCGTCAGCCAAAGTAGCGGGAATGGATAAGCGTTTTTACATCACGACTGCGATTGATTACGTCAATGGCGAACCGCACCTCGGCCATGCGTACGAGAAAATTGTGTCGGACGTCATCGCGCGGTCACAGCGCAGTTTCGGGCAGGATGTTTTTTTTCTTACTGGTCTGGATGAACACGGGCAAAAAGTTCAGCAAGCCGCGCTGGCGCAAGGAAAGAGTCCTCAGGCTTACTGCGACGAACTGTTTAGCATTTGGAAAAATTTTCCAACCAAACTGGAATTGACGAATGATGATTTCGTCCGCACCACCGAGCCGCGCCACAAAAAATTTGTCCAAGCGATCCTGTCCAAACTCAACGAGCGCGGACATTTTTATAAGGCCGCCTATAAAGGTTATTATTCAACGAAGGAAGAAACTTTTTTGACGGAGAAAGACCGTTTGCCCGATGGCTCGTTTCCCGCGAATTACGGCCAGGTAACCGAGTTGCTCGAAGAGAATTATTATTTCAAACTCAAAGACCAGCAAGCGTGGCTCATTGAATATATCGAATCGAACCCGAATTTTATCCAGCCGGATTATCGCCGCAATGAAGTGCTTGGCTTCCTCAAAAATAATGCGCTCGAAGACCTCTGCATCTCCCGGCCAGTGAATCGCCTGAACTGGGGCATCCCCATTCCGTTCGATGCCAATTTCGTCACCTACGTGTGGTTCGACGCACTGGTGAATTATATCAGCGTTGCCGCCGCGCAGGGTGATCCGCTCGTGAATGCCGCCGCCGGAACTGTTTCCGAATCGCCGAATGCCGCTCAACTCTGGCCCGCCGATATTCACGTCATCGGCAAAGACATTTTGAAATTTCACGCCGTCTATTGGCCGATCATGCTCAAAGCGATGGGCCTTCCCTTACCTAAGCAAATTCTCACGCACGGCTGGTGGCAAAAAGATGGCGAGAAAATAAGCAAGAGCACCGGCAACGTCGTAGATCCCATCGCCGTGATTGACGAATGGGGGCTGGATGCGTTTCGTTTTTATCTGGTGCGCGAATTGGCGATCGGCCCCGATGGAAATTGGACCGATGCCGGTTTTCAAGCGCGTTATCAGGCCGAGCTTGCCAACGGCCTCGGCAATCTCGTGAACCGTTCGCTTTCGATGCTCAAGCGTTATCGCAATGGCGTCGTTCCCCAGCGTTCTGATGAACTCAGCGCCGAAGCCGCCAAAATCATCGCTGAAACTCGCGCGCATCTGGAACAAAATCAATTGCAAGCCGCGCTCGTTTCGATCTGGTCGCTGGTCAACCGCGCCAATCAATACGTGGACCAGACTGCGCCGTTCAAACTGGCGAAAGATCCTTCGCGCGCGCAACGGCTCGACGAGGTGCTCTACAATCTCGCGGAAAGTTGCCGCATCCTCGCGGTGCTGCTCTGGCCGTTTTTGCCGGGAACGTCCTCGAAAATTTATGCGCAACTGGGCTTGAGCGGCGCGCCGGAAAAATTTTCCGCGGCGGCCTGGGGCGGACTTCCCGCCGGCCACGCTATCGGCGAACCCGCGGCGCTATTCCCGCGCAAAGACAAGCCGCCGGCCTAACCAACATGGACTGGATGGGCACGCAAGGAAGCGATACCATGAAACCGCAGTTGCGCCGCAAGATTGCTTTTGGGCTGCGAGGATTTCTGTCGCTATTCCTCCTCGCGCAAGCCGCCCGCGCGCAGGTTCTCGCGTTACCGCCTCGCCCGGCCGATGCGCTCACCGGAAGCGTGTTTGCGCAGAGTCTCACCAATCTTGCCCGGCCAGAGCGCGAGGAAAAAATTTACCAGCAGATCGCGCTGGGAAACGTGCCCGATTTTCTACGGCTGCTTTGCCCGGTTCAGGTTGAGATGAGCGAAAACGGAAAAACCAACTCGGCGATTTTTTATGTGACGCCGGACTACCTCGCCGTGGGTTGTGATACGAATTATTTTTTTACACCACTTACGCCCATCACGGCCCAGCGAGTTGCCGACCTGGCCCATTGCTCGCTGCCCACCCGTAAAATGGTGGACATGATTTACTCCAACGCGGTGGTCAAGCTTGCGCCGTTCCCAATTCTGCCGAATGCAGCGATGACGACCGTTCCCATTTTCATCGAGCATAATTATGCAATCGCGAATCAGCGTGAGGCTTCTCTGCCGGAACATCCGCTCGGCGCGTTGGTTGCGGGCGACAAAAAGGACGTAGTCATTTCGGCAAAACTTGCCGGCACATCCGGCAAGGTCGCCATCTACGGCTGGCATAAGCTGGACGGCCACGCGATCCAGCCATTATATCTTGGCCACACGGAAACCTGGGCCGATTACAGTCACGGAATTCGGCTCGTCCAAATGGAGATGACCGTAAATGGCAAGCAAACAACTGTCGCAACAACGCTCGCGGACCCGGCTTTATGCGAATTGTTGAGCGACGAAGGCCCGATCGGCACACCGCGCTATCCGACAACCTTCAAGCCGGTTCCCGTCGTTGCCAGCGCCACCGGAAGCGACACCAACCATGAAGCCAAATAAATCTCGCGATATATTTTGGCCTGGCATCCTGTGGTTGAGTCTGTTCGCTTTTTTTCTGAGCGGCTGCCAGAGTGCGCCGGTGATGCGAGCAGTCACCCTGCCCGGCTTTCAACCCGCGCCGTTTGATGAGCAGACGATTTCCTACGTGTTTGAGCCGGAGACGAAAGTTTATATTGATGCGCCACAACATTTCCCCGCGAACCGCAAAGTGAAATTGATTTTTTACGCGCTGCCCAACGGCAACACGACGGAACAGACCATCGGCAAACTCACCGGCACAAACGACGATGGACATTTCGACATTCAACACATCGGGGCGCAAACGCGATTCCTCCGGCGAGTCTATTCCAACGAGGCCATCGTTGTCGTTTATCTCGAATCGAATCAGCGAAGCTGGCCTGCGTGGCGCAAAAAACATGCGCTGCAACCCAACCTGGTTTTGCAACTCGTGGATGAAGTCAAAAAACGCTTCAGCAATTTCAATGTGCGGGTGACCTTGAGCGCTCACAGCGGTGGCGGCAGCGAAATCTTTGGCTTCATCAACGCTGAACAACACATCCCCGACGACGTCGAACGCATCGCTTTTCTGGACGCCAATTATGCCTACAACGAGTCGTTGCATCACAAAGAGAAATTGATCGAGTGGTTGCGCGATTCAAACCGCCATTATCTAAGCGTGCTGGCGTACAACGACGCGGTCGCGCTGCTCAATGGGACTAATTTTGTCTCCGCCACCGGCGGGACGTGGGGTCGCACCCACGCGATGTTGAAGGATTTAGGCAGTGAATTGAAATTTACTTCCCAAACCAATGCCGCGACTGGAATTGAAACCTATGCCGCATTGAACGGCCGCGTGGAATTTCTGCTCAAGGAAAATCCTGATCAAAAAATCTTTCACACCGTGCAAGTCGAGCGCAACGGTTTCATTCAAAGCCTGCTTTCCGGCACGCCGCATGAAGGCCAGGACTACATTTATTTCGGAGATCGCGCTTACACCAACTGGATCGCAACCAACTAACTCATACCATCATGAACCAGCAATCCCTGTTTAAAAAAATAAAGGCCGCCGCGTTGTTTGCGTTCCTGGCAGGCGCGCTTGCGTCGGCGCACGCCGCGGACGTTTTCTTTTCCGACGGTTTTGAAAATTACACTCTCGGTCCGCTGGATGCCGACCTCGCGGTGAGTTCGGGTGGCGTGAATAATTTCACCAATGGCGCTCCCTACGTGCGCGGCGCTTTTTTCAATCCGTGGTGGGGCAGCGAGCCACCGAACTTGATCGTGGTGGGCGCGGAGAATGGCGTGACGCCGCACAGCGGGAGCCAGATGGTTCGCGGCGCTTCCACTAATTTTATGACCGTTAGCCAGGACTTGTATAATATTGCCTACCGCGAAAATCTCGGCACGCCTTTCCGGGGAAACCTGGTGCTCGATTGGTGGTTCTACGACCCCATCGGCGCAGGCACGGGTGCGGTCAATTATCAGGATTCGATCTCACTGGTTTACTATCCCGATTTGCCAACGAACGCCGATTACACAGATCCATTCTTTTTCGGCGCGGGAGGCGCGAGTCAATTTGCGCTGGGCGCCGCCAAAGACCAAAATGGAGGTTTCAACCCAGCCAAATACCAGGCGGAAGTCGCCACCGGCAGCGGCTACGATGGCACCGGTCCCGGCCTCGGCTGGTTCAACACAGCCACGACGCGCAGCGTGGGCTGGCACCATGCGCGCATCACGATTTCCGCCGTCCTGCCGACGGGCGGTGCGTTTGTTTTCTTTTATATTGATGATCTTTCCCATGCGACGATGAGCACCAGCGCTCCAGTGGGCGTGGGTGTAAACGCGATTCAAATGGATGCGGGTTTCGGCACTACCACCGGTTACTATGATGATGTTACTTTTGACCTCTCGCAACACGCGCAATTAACCATGACAAGGTCGAAGACAAATATTGTCCTTCGCTGGCCGGCGGGTTGGGTGCTCCAAAGCGCAGCGAACGCGGTGGACACGAATTTTACCGACGTGCCGAGCGCTGCTAGTCCCTACACCAACAATTATTCCGTCGTCACGCACTTATACCGGTTGCGTTCGGCGAACCCTTGAACGATTTTGAAATCGTATCGCGCGGCTGAATTCCCGCTTGCACTGGGGGCCGCTGCTCGTTATTCCTTTCCGGCTAAATATGAATTATAAGATTTCACATCGCGCCGCGTCGCTCACGGCGTCGCTCACGCTGGCGATTGATGCCAAGGCCAAACAAATGAAGGCCGAGGGCGTGGACGTGGTCGGCTTTGGCGCCGGCGAACCGGATTTTGACACTCCGCAGCATATCAAGGATGCGTGTGCGAAAGCGCTCGCGGATGGTTTCACCAAATACACTCCGGCGGCGGGCATACCCGAATTGCGCCAGGCGGTCGCGGACAAATTCAAGCGCGATAACGGCCTCACGTATAAGCCATCGCAAGTGATCATTTCCTGCGGCGGCAAACATTCCTGTTACAACGTCATCCTCGCCACCTGCGAAGAAGGCGATGAGGTCATCATCCCCGCGCCGTATTGGCTGAGTTATCCCGAAATGGTGAAGCTCGCGGGAGCCATGCCGGTGATCATCGAGACGAGCGACCAGACGGAATTCAAAGTCACGCCGGCGCAACTGCGCGCGGCGATCACTCCGCGGACGCGTCTCTTCGTGCTGAACACGCCGAGCAATCCGACGGGCTCCCTCTACACGCGCGATGAGATCAAGGCGCTCGGAGATATCTGTGTCGAAAAAGGCGTGCTCATCATGAGCGACGAGATTTATGAGAAGCTCGTTTATGACGGCGCGGAACACGTGAGCGTGGCGAGCTTTTCGCAGGCGCATTATGAACACACGATCGTCGTGCACGGATTTGCGAAGGCGTGGTCCATGACGGGTTGGCGTCTTGGTTTTCTTGCGGCGCCGGAACCCATCGCCAAGGCGATTGACGCGATTCAAGGTCATAGCACGAGCAATCCGACTTCATTCGCGCAGAAGGGCGGCGTCGCGGCGTTGAACGGCTCGCAGGAGCATTTGAAACTGTGGCTGGCAGAGTTTGACAAGCGCCGCACCTACGCGCACAAGCGTTTCAACAGCATGCCGGGGATCACTTGCGTCAATGCAAAGGGCGCGTTCTATTTGTTTCCAAACATCTCGAAGCTCGGACTCAAGTCCACGGACTTCTGCGCGAAATTGTTGGAGCAGGAAAAAGTCGCGGCGGTTCCGGGAATTGCCTTCGGCGCGGATGATTACTTGCGCATCAGCTATGCGACGAGCATGGCGAATATCGAAAAAGGGTTGGACCGCATCGAGAAATTTGCCAAAGCGCTGGCGAAGTAAATTAAGTTCTGGTTCTCGTGATAACGTGGTGGAAAAACGAAACTGTTAAAACAGTTTCGCCTCTTCTCTTGCATTATACCCCCCCCAGCTAAAGCTGGGGGTTAATGAGAAACGGTGGAAAGTTTGAATGCCTTAGACGGCCAATTCCAATATCTTCGCGACGGCTTCTTCGACTTTCACTGGCGTTAGTGCACCGCCGCGGAGCTTCAATTCCACTTCGCCTTTGGCGAGAGATTTTTCGCCGATGCCGAGACGGATGGGAAAGCCGACGAGTTCGGAATCTTTAAACTTCACACCGGGACGTTCATCGCGGTCATCAAGAATTACGTCCACGCCTTTCGCGGTAAGCTCAGCATAAATCTTTTCAGCGAGCGTCATCACCGGACCGCCAGCGGCGACGCTCAGCGGCGTGATACATACACGATACGGCGCGACACTCAACGGCCAGATAATCCCGTCCTTGTCGTTCGATTGCTCAATGACCGCCTGCAACGTGCGGGTGACGCCGATGCCGTAACAACCCATCACGGCGGGTTGTTGTTTGCCGGCCTCGTCGAGGAACAATGCTTCGAGTTTCTCGCTGTATTTGGTGCCGAGCTTGAAAACGTGCCCAACTTCAATAGCCCGGCGAATTTTCAGCGGTTGTCCCGAGACGGTGCATAATTCACCGACCTGCACGGTACGCAAGTCAGCCCATTCGGTGGCCTTGATATCGCGGTCAATCGTAATGTTGCGAAGATGGAAACCATCTTCATTCGCGCCAGTCGTCATGCCGGATGCGCCACGAAGGACTTCATCGGCGATGATCCGCTGGCCGCTCACATTGACCGCGCCCAAACTGCCGGGATGCGCGCCGAGCGCGGCGAAGATTTCCTCGGGCGTCGCTGGACGAAATTGCGCGGTGCCGAGATGCGCGACAAACTTGGCTTCGTTCAACTGATCGTCGCCGCGCATGAGCGCGATGACCAATTTGCTTTCGACCATATAAATAAGCGTCTTGATTTGCGCGTGCGCGGCGACGTTGTGCGGCGCGGCAGCGAGCGCTTCGATGGTGAGGACCCCGGGCGTGGCAAATTTTTCGGGAGCGGCAGCGGCGGGAGTTTTGGGCGTCGCAGTCAACGGTCCCTGGCTGGTGGCTTTTTCAAGGTTCGCGGCGTATTTGCCGGACTCGCAATAAACCACTTCATTCTCGCCTGTCTCGGCGGGAACCATGAATTCGTGGGAGAATTTTCCGCCCATCACGCCGGTGTCAGCCTCAACCGCAATGGCCTTCAACCCGCAGCGTTGGAAGATGCGTGTGTAAGCGTCGTACATCTTTTGGTAGCTAAGTTGCGCGAGTTCGTCGGTGGCGTCGAAGCTGTAGGCGTCCTTCATGATGAACTCCTTCGCGCGCATCAAACCGAAACGCGGACGCACCTCGTCGCGAAACTTTGTCTGAATCTGATAAAAATTTTTCGGCAACTGGCGATACGAATTGATTTCTCCGGCGACGAGCGTCGTGATGACTTCCTCGTGCGTCGGCCCGAGAATCCATTCGCGCTTGTCGTGGTCGCGCGCCTTGAAAAGAACGGCGCTTGCGGTTTCGTAACGGCCGCTTTTGCGCCAGATTTCGGGCGGCTGCAACGCGGGCATCAGCAATTCCAACGCGCCGGCACGATTCATTTCTTCGCGGACGATTTGCTCGACTTTGCGCAAGGCCCGCAAACCGAGCGGCATGAAAGTGTAGAGGCCCGCCGTGAGTTTGCGCACCAATCCGGCGCGCAACAGAAGCTTGTGCGACGTGATCTCCGCCTCGGCAGGAGTTTCTTTGAGTGTCGGAATGAGGGTCTGGGTCCAGCGCATATTAAATGTTCAATGTTCGGTTTAAATCGAGGGGTTACGATAGTGAAGGGAACGCCGCGCGACAAGCCTTGTTGAAGCCGAGGTTGAACCGCGGAGACGCGGAAGCGCGGAGGTTGAAACTAAAAGGAGAAATTTGAGAAACCGGCGGTGAATTAGTTGTGAATAAGTTTCGGTTGATAACCACCGTGAAAGTGCTAAATAAAAAAGCAGCAGAGCAATGAGTCTGTAGTCCAAATACCGGGTTTGAGAACTTCGTCCGGGGCCAGGACTTGCCGCAAGGCAAAATTCCCGTTCGCGGGACGGCCTATCTCGTTAGACCATTGCTTTGCGCTTTTTTTTTTACCGATTCGATTTGCCCAAATTCCTTCCTTTTTCTCAAGCCGTTTGACCTGCGCACGAACGCGGAATAGTTTGTCCTCATGCAATTAGATGAAGTGCAGAAGGCGGCGCAGGAGCAATTTGCCAAACAGAGCCATCGTTACGGCCAGGGCCACATTTTGGAAAATGTGGAGGACGTGCGAAAAGCCGTCACCGAAATTTCACTGCCAGCCAGGGCTCGGGTGCTGGACGTCGCCACTGGCGGCGGCCACACGGGAATTTTTCTCGCGAGTCTTGGGCATGACGTGACGCTCGCGGACATTGCCCAGCCCATGCTGGATCGCGCTGCCAAGGCGGCGACCGAACGGGGATTCAATGTCGGCACGCAGTTGCATGCCGCGGAAAAATTTCCCAATGCCGATGGCGAATTCGATCTGGTCACTTGCCGGGTCGCGGCGCATCACTTTAGTTCGCCGGAAGATTTCATTCGCGAGACGGCGCGCGTGTTGAAACGAGGCGGTTATTTTTTATTGATTGATGGTTCGGTGGCGGATGACGAAGCGGAAGCCGAGGAATGGCTGCATGCGGTGGAGAAATTTCGCGATCCGAGTCATCACCGATTTTTGACGCCGCGCGCGTGGAGCAAAATATGCGAAGCAAAGGGCCTCACGATTCAAAGCGTGGCGATGAATCCGTTCAAGCAGCCGGATTTGAATTGGTATTTTGAAACGGCGGCGACTTCGCCGAGAAATCGCGAACGCGTTTTGGAGTTGATCACGAACGCGCCCGAGTCCGCGCGAAGACTTTTTCGCCTCGGTGGGGAGGACGGAAAAATTGTCTGGTGGTGGCAGCGCTTGACGTTAATTGCGCGAAAAAATTAATCCACGTTTAGAACCACGACCAACTTTGCGGGGAGCGTGACGTCGAAAATTTTCCCCCTTTTACTTTGCGAGTTTTAGATTACTTTGGCGGCGTGACGATTCGGGAACAAATGATTGATCTCGCCAAAAAGGCGAAGGCGGCGTCGCGTGAACTGGCCAAACTCACGACCGCCGAGAAGAATGCCTGCCTGCTCGCGATGGCGGACGCCCTAATTGCGGGCACGGATACCATCCAGGCTGCCAATGCCAAAGACATGGCTGGTGGCACGGAGGGCGGTCTTTCCTCGGCGATGCTGGATCGTCTCAAGCTGGATGACAAACGCATCGCGGGAATGGCGAAAGGCTTGCGCGAAGTCGCGGCGCTGCCCGATCCGGTGGGGCGCATCCTCGACAGCCGCACGCGGCCCAACGGGCTCAAGCTGCAAAAAATTTCCACGCCCATCGGTGTCGTCGTGATCATTTACGAATCACGGCCCAACGTGACCGCCGATGCCGCGAGCCTTTGCTTTAAATCCGGCAACGCGACCATTTTGCGCGGCGGCAAGGAAGCGATTCATTCCAACCAGGCCATCGCGCAGGTGATGTTGAGCGCGGCGAAAAAACAATTTCTTAATTTTCCCGTGGACGCCATCCAGGTTGTGCAGACGACCGAGCGCGAGGCGATCAAGGAATTGCTTTCGCTCACGCAATACGTTGATCTTTGCATGCCGCGCGGTGGCGAGGGATTGATTCGCGCGGTTGCGGAAAATTCCAAGGTGCCGGTCATCAAACATTACAAGGGCGTGTGCCATATCTATGTGGATGGCGAGGCGGATTTCAAAATGGCCGAGGAGATCACGATGAACGCGAAGGTGCAGCGGCCCGCTGTTTGCAATGCCGCGGAAACTTTGCTCGTGGACCGAAAAATCGCGCCGACGTTTTTGCCGTTGGTTGCGGCAAAACTGGTCGAGAGCAAAGTGGAGTTGCGCGCGGATGAGGAGAGCGAGCGCTTGATCGCCGAGGCCGCGCCGCATTTTAAATCCGCGCCCAATTTAAAGCGCGCGAGTGATGAGGATTTTTTCACCGAGTATAACGATTATGTTTTGAATGTGCGCGTGGTGGATGGCGTGAACCAGGCGATTGAGCATATCAATCATTATGGCTCAGCGCATTCAGACAGCATCGTGACCCGCGATGAAAAGCATGCGAAGCAATTTCTCGCCGAGGTGGATTCGGCCACGGTGTATTGGAACGCCTCGACGCGTTTCACCGACGGCGGCGAATTCGGCATGGGCGCGGAGATAGGCATCAGCACCGATAAAATCGGCGCGCGCGGGCCGATGGGTTTGGAGGAATTGACGACTTACAAGTGGGTAGGAATTGGGACGGGGCAGTTGCGCGGTTGAAAAAATTCAGAAGGAAATATTTGTGACCACAGCCATCACGCCGGTTCCCGAGACGGATTCTGATCGCGCGAATTTTGTCCGCAGCAATCTGCCGAAAGAAGGACTTTTTTCCGGGCACGACT
The Verrucomicrobiia bacterium genome window above contains:
- a CDS encoding MraY family glycosyltransferase, whose amino-acid sequence is MIFPFNVYLAALVAAFAVSLLALPGCRALCRRIGLLDDPGHRKIHATPIPLAGGFAVLIGMVIPLLLGAAMVHWNLPKLHHGDGLLEHGLVKRGWELIAIIIGAFIIVLTGGLDDKYELRPAVKFAGQFFAAVLIAKANVRITLFVHSDIFSYAITILWILTVINAFNFMDNMNGLCAGLGAISAWTFALIAGMDGQYLVTILALLTSGALLGFLPYNFPRASAFLGDTGSHLVGYLLAVMAILPHFYTAQHPRHFTVLIPLLILAVPLGDLVWVVILRWRIGQPFYQGDNNHLSHRLVKRGWSKPNAVLIIWLLAAVCGGVAVALMLVPG
- a CDS encoding ClcB-like voltage-gated chloride channel protein → MKSRLVKGINCGHIKPVQAGKGKIEQLITTLRALARKHWQRALRIREKLRFSEEAFHLVLAGGVGVIGGLVNLVFHKCIDLSQLLFLQRTGDPVELAASSSYPIRLLVPMIGGLVAGVVLYWGLRLVGKQGSTNILEVVTTSDGRLPARTGIVQAISSLISIGSGASIGREGAITQLSATFASKWGQFAHWQPYRLRLLTACGAASGIAAAYNAPITGAVFASLIVLGNFSMSLFAPLVFSSVIAAMVSRSFFGLQPWYDVPPFDFNSLTKLPWFLVLGALTGIMGAVFLRMLDWSQAGFKKIPVPIYVRLMIGGLIVGLITLGYPDVWGNGYGVTNKILHERFLEYAYPLIGLLALYFAKLLATLAAVGSGAVGGVFTPTLFLGAAVGSITGTALHRLGLGSELPTGAFALVGMGSMLAATTRSPLLAMIMVFEISLNYSVMPPLMLACVISTLVARRIHTDSIYTAPLRKKGLLMDRENLRPGSATEQTVADLMHTPVPPIRETATLQQIGERFLTSPNNFLPVVDSGYKLIGVVALQDLKEYLSAGEEMSAVIAYDVMRPPPLTITPDQLLLDTLPVLLSSELRNIPVVNSRTENRLVGAVLRAEALGLLSEAIATKGAQTQPPAELSGNKH
- the metG gene encoding methionine--tRNA ligase yields the protein MANTAALQIAASSAKVAGMDKRFYITTAIDYVNGEPHLGHAYEKIVSDVIARSQRSFGQDVFFLTGLDEHGQKVQQAALAQGKSPQAYCDELFSIWKNFPTKLELTNDDFVRTTEPRHKKFVQAILSKLNERGHFYKAAYKGYYSTKEETFLTEKDRLPDGSFPANYGQVTELLEENYYFKLKDQQAWLIEYIESNPNFIQPDYRRNEVLGFLKNNALEDLCISRPVNRLNWGIPIPFDANFVTYVWFDALVNYISVAAAQGDPLVNAAAGTVSESPNAAQLWPADIHVIGKDILKFHAVYWPIMLKAMGLPLPKQILTHGWWQKDGEKISKSTGNVVDPIAVIDEWGLDAFRFYLVRELAIGPDGNWTDAGFQARYQAELANGLGNLVNRSLSMLKRYRNGVVPQRSDELSAEAAKIIAETRAHLEQNQLQAALVSIWSLVNRANQYVDQTAPFKLAKDPSRAQRLDEVLYNLAESCRILAVLLWPFLPGTSSKIYAQLGLSGAPEKFSAAAWGGLPAGHAIGEPAALFPRKDKPPA
- a CDS encoding pyridoxal phosphate-dependent aminotransferase, producing the protein MNYKISHRAASLTASLTLAIDAKAKQMKAEGVDVVGFGAGEPDFDTPQHIKDACAKALADGFTKYTPAAGIPELRQAVADKFKRDNGLTYKPSQVIISCGGKHSCYNVILATCEEGDEVIIPAPYWLSYPEMVKLAGAMPVIIETSDQTEFKVTPAQLRAAITPRTRLFVLNTPSNPTGSLYTRDEIKALGDICVEKGVLIMSDEIYEKLVYDGAEHVSVASFSQAHYEHTIVVHGFAKAWSMTGWRLGFLAAPEPIAKAIDAIQGHSTSNPTSFAQKGGVAALNGSQEHLKLWLAEFDKRRTYAHKRFNSMPGITCVNAKGAFYLFPNISKLGLKSTDFCAKLLEQEKVAAVPGIAFGADDYLRISYATSMANIEKGLDRIEKFAKALAK